From a single Miscanthus floridulus cultivar M001 chromosome 8, ASM1932011v1, whole genome shotgun sequence genomic region:
- the LOC136476352 gene encoding probable cinnamyl alcohol dehydrogenase 5 yields the protein MAPAVAAAEKGRQHTGKAVGLAAHDASGHLAPLTITRRSTGDDDVAIKILYCGMCHSDLHSIKNEWNNGIYPMVPGHEIAGVVTAVGKNVTRFKPGDRVGVGCMVNSCQSCDSCDEGFENNCRAFIFTYNSIDCDGTVTYGGYSTAVTVHERFVVRFPDGMPLDRGAPLLCAGVTVYSPMKHHGLLDAAPGKKQKHVGVLGLGGLGHVAVKFAKAFGMKVTVISTSPGKKQEAIDRLGADGFVVSRDDEEMKAAASSMDAIINTVSANVPLADFMGLLKPNGKMIMVGLPTKALEIPPFDLIMGNKTLAGSCIGGMRDTQEMLDVAAKHGVTADIELVPADYVNTAMERLAKADVRYRFVIDIGNTLKNSE from the exons ATGGCtcccgcggtggcggcggcggagaagGGGCGGCAGCACACGGGGAAGGCGGTGGGGCTCGCCGCGCACGACGCGTCCGGCCACCTCGCGCCGCTCACCATCACCCGCAG GAGCACCGGAGACGATGATGTAGCGATAAAGATTCTCTACTGTGGGATGTGTCACTCTGATCTGCACAGCATCAAGAACGAGTGGAACAACGGCATCTACCCCATGGTCCCTGGCCACGAGATCGCCGGAGTGGTGACGGCGGTGGGCAAGAACGTGACGAGGTTCAAGCCGGGCGACCGCGTCGGCGTGGGCTGCATGGTGAACTCGTGCCAGTCCTGCGACAGCTGCGACGAGGGCTTCGAGAACAACTGTCGTGCCTTCATCTTCACCTACAACTCCATCGACTGCGACGGCACCGTCACCTACGGCGGCTACTCGACCGCAGTCACGGTGCACGAGCGGTTCGTGGTCCGGTTCCCCGACGGGATGCCGCTGGACCGCGGCGCGCCGCTGCTGTGCGCGGGCGTCACCGTGTACAGCCCCATGAAGCACCACGGCCTGCTGGACgcggcgccggggaagaagcAGAAGCACGTCGGCGTGCTGGGGCTCGGGGGACTGGGCCACGTCGCCGTCAAGTTCGCCAAGGCGTTCGGGATGAAGGTCACCGTCATCAGCACGTCCCCGGGGAAGAAGCAGGAGGCGATCGACCGGCTCGGCGCCGACGGGTTCGTCGTCAGTAGGGATGAcgaggagatgaaggcggcggcgaGCTCCATGGATGCCATCATCAACACGGTGTCGGCGAACGTCCCCTTGGCGGACTTCATGGGCCTGCTCAAGCCCAACGGCAAGATGATCATGGTCGGCCTGCCCACCAAGGCTCTCGAGATCCCGCCCTTTGATCTCATCATGGGGAACAAGACCCTGGCGGGGAGCTGCATCGGCGGCATGAGGGACACGCAGGAGATGCTCGACGTGGCGGCCAAGCACGGCGTGACGGCGGACATAGAACTGGTGCCTGCGGACTACGTGAACACGGCCATGGAGCGCCTCGCCAAGGCTGACGTCAGGTACCGCTTCGTCATCGACATTGGCAACACCCTCAAGAATTCAGAGTGA